The Alkalihalophilus pseudofirmus nucleotide sequence TTGTGATGTCAAGTGTTGTCAATCCTGATGACTTCACTGATTCCATCCTGTATTGATACTTGATAAGCCAAGTCCCCAGACTCTGCTAAATGCTGATTATGGGTGATCATAATGATTTGTCTGCCAAACATCGTACTCAAAGATTTTAAAAATTCATATAAATAATATACATATTCCCCCGACACATGTTTCCCTGGCTCATCTAAAAGCAGCGGTCCTTCAACTTTTGGCTGAATTGTTTCCATAAGTGCTACGCGTAGAGCTAACGTAACAATATCAACAACCCCGCCTCCCCTTGCATCTTGAGGTTTCGTTTTCACCTTAATCCCTTCATAATCTGAAACAACATAAAATTCAGCTACTGCTTTATTTCCTTGCTCTTCTATTTCTATTTGAAAAGAAAATAGAGGTCCAAATACATACTGAAGAGCATTTGTCACTAACGTCTCTATTTGCTGTTTGGCTTGTTCTCTAGCATACTCCGCAGATTGCTGAAGTAAAAGTCTAGCTTTCTCATACGTTTCAATAGTTTCTTTATACTCTAATACAGACTGTTCTTTCTTCTTCATCTGCTCTATAAGTAAACGCCTCTTTGCATCTTGACGTGTCCATTCATCATGGGCCTTTTTCAGTGAGAGCTCTATTTGGTTCATTCTCTCCTTCCTAAGGTCTCCTTGATTATTCATTATTAATTAGCTCCCGAGGAATAAGTGCCCATGTATCATTTAACGATTGTTCAATCTCACGTTCCAATCGATTAATTTCGTCATCTAATGAGTCCGGGGAGACACCTAAGTCTTCTAATTCATTTAAGAGACGAGTTCGTTGATTTTCTAGCTCCTCTAATTTAGCTTCTGCTCTGTATCTCATATCCCTTGCTTTATCAATCGCTTTTCTCATCGTAGTTAAATCTTGTTCAACATGTTTCATAATAGCCCTCCTAATTATTGATTTTTGATCCCTTGCTCTAAACTGCTCCCGCAAGTCGGGCATGTTCCAATATGCATTAATTGTTCCTCAAATTCTCGTTCTAACCTTTGCATCTCTTCTGTTTTTTGATTCATAAAACGATTTCCTTCGATGATTCTAGTGTTCACCTCATGCATTTGTTCCTTTAATTGCTTAAGCCTTTGATAATTCATCAGCTTATGCTCTAATTTTTCTCTGAGCCCCTCTGCTTCCTTCGTGTGCTGGACTTTTCTATACATATCGTTCGTGGTTTCTATTGCTTTCTCAATTTGTTTATACAGTACATGGAGTTGTCTTAATTGCTCAACTCTAGCTCTTTTCTTTTCAATGACAGCAAGAATTGACCAATCTTTTTCCTGGATAAAATCAGTTTGCGCCAGCTGGCGGTTAATCTGATTTTTTTGTTCAATCATTTGACCGTAACGTTGCTTTAGTTTTATTAGCTCTTGTTTTTGGCTTACCTTATCTTGTATATGCTCCCAAGCTCCTTGAGCATCCGAAATATGCTTCGTTTTATCAATCCATTCTCTGCACTTATTAATCGACTGCCCTACCAGTTCAATCTCAGCACGTTTATGATCGAGTGACTTGGCGTAGGCATGGGTTTGTTTTATATGATTCCAGGCTTCCTCCCATAAGTGAACCTGTTCTACTAATTGAAACTGTGTAACAGTCTCCTCCTTTTCTTTTGAAAGCTTTTGAAGAGCAGACTTAAGTTCATAGAGATTATCAAGCTTTCGTTCGGCTTGTTTCAGCTTATCTAACTTTTCTCCTGCTTGATCAAGCTTTGTCCGTTGCTTATCAAGAGTTTGATATGGTTCTAGTTCTACTGTAAGGTGCTCTAGTTCTGTTTCTTCCATTTTCACCCGCTGATTAAGGCCCGAAAGATCTTTTGACGTATCTCTGATAGCCATATCAAGAAAATGCGCCCCACTAATTCTTCCAATCGTTTTTGCACGCAGAGAAGATGTCTGCTCTAATAAAAAAGGACCATCTAATTGTTGAGAAAGGTGGATGATTAAATCATGATCTCTATCTACTCTTAGCGGCTCCATGCCATGTGCATCAAGCACCTCTTGTGGAACATGTATACCAAAGCCCTCTAGTACAAGATCTTCTTTATTTGGTTCTTTAATTATGTATCGATTTTTTGAGCTTGTCCTCTCTCTCACAATCGTTACCCCATGAGTAAAGGTAAGCGTCACCCTTGCAAAATCAGCCCCAACTCTCATAAAATCCGTTCCTCTTGGCTGATTAAACAATACCCACCTTACCCCTCGTATTATAGCCGTTTTCCCACTATCAGACTGTCCAACTAATACATTTAATCCTGCAGAAAATTCAATGGTTGTATCTAAATGAGATTGAAAGTTTTCTAATCGAAGCGAAGCGATATTATTCATCGTCTCCCCCCTTCCAGGTCTCCTCTATGATCGTAATCCTTCGTAAAGCTTCTTGACGAACTTTTTCTTCAACATTTGATAAAGCAGCAATTTCAGCTATAATATCTCCCATTTTTAGCGACTTAAACTCTGATTGTTCTTTTACTTGCTGTACAAACTCATGTAATTTTTCTTCTTGGTGCACAGCTTTTTCTAAGTAGGTGCGATCAAGGACGTCGTCCCCTTTTTCAGCCGTTTGTAATGGATGCAGCGTAAGGTTGATTGCGCCAGTTGAATCAATCGTACCTAGAACATATTGGGGAATTCTGCTAATTTCGGTCCAGTGGTTATTTACCCTTGCCATCGCACCAGGATTACATATATATTTACCATCACGTTCTTTAAGCCCAAAGCCTCCATGAAAATGGCCTGTTAATACGATATCAGCACTCGTTCCCCATATATGATCAATTAATGTGTGGGGAATTCCATCTGGCAATGCTTTTTCTACTAACATACTGTGTACTAAGTGAATCATGACGTCTGCCTCGTGCTCATTATTAGGATAATAATCAAGCTTAGGATCACGTTGGTCAAGATCATAATGATATGGTTGACCGGAGATTTGCACCTTCACACCGTTCTTTTCTATTAATACAGGCGCGTCAGGCTGGATGACAGTCATTAATCCAAAGGAATCTAAGAGCCCAAGCATTGTTCGTGAGATTGTTTCTGGGTTATGTCCATATGTATCATGATTCCCCGCAATTGCAAAGATAGGCATTTCGGCTTCTTTAAATAGACGAGCAAACTGACCAACTACATTGGGAGAAAGATCTGGACGGTCAAATACATCTCCTCCATGCAGGAGGACATCTACCTTCTCACGGTTAGCGATCGTTATCACTTCTTTAATTTTAGCGGTCATCGTTTCTACAAATGAATCTTTTCTATTTTTAGGAGTCGTCCCTCTAATATGGGTATCCGTTATATATAAAAATTTCATCGCACACCTCGAATGTTAAAAGAATAAGCACCTAAACTAGGTGCTTATTCTTAATTTCAATATGATTTTCGCTAGAGCATGTTTCATCAACCGTGTTAAAGTATAGTTTAAATGATCAATAGCTCTATTCAACCTGATTACTTTAAGTCTAATGGTACATCTTCAAATTCTTCATCAGTAGCTGGGTCTACTTTTATTTCTCCGTTTAACCCGTGATGATCACGAATAAGCGTTTCAATTTCAGAAGCAACATCAGGGTTTTCTTTTAAATATTGCTTAGAATTTTCCCGGCCTTGACCAAGACGCTCCTCTTTAAAAGAATACCATGCTCCGCTTTTTAGAACAATATCAAGATCTGCAGCAATGTCTAAGATAGAACCTTCGCGTGAGATCCCTTCTCCGTACATAATATCTACTTCTGCTTGTCTAAATGGTGGCGCTACTTTATTTTTAACTACTTTAATCTTCGTTTTATTACCGACCATATCGTTACCCTGCTTCAACGTTTCTGCACGGCGCACCTCAAGGCGGACAGAAGAATAGAACTTCAGTGCACGGCCTCCTGGTGTTGTTTCTGGGTTCCCAAACATAACCCCTACTTTTTCACGGATCTGGTTAATAAATACAGCAATCGTCTTCGACTTATTAATTGCTCCTGATAATTTACGAAGAGCTTGAGACATAAGTCTAGCCTGCAGACCAACGTGGCTGTCTCCCATATCCCCTTCGATTTCTGCTTTTGGCACAAGAGCCGCCACACTATCTATGACGATCATATCAACTGCTCCGCTGCGCACTAATGCTTCTGCAATTTCAAGAGCTTGCTCACCTGTGTCCGGCTGTGATAATAGCAATTCATCAATATTGACTCCAAGTTTCTGAGCATAAACCGGATCAAGCGCATGCTCTGCATCAATAAATGCCGCTTGGCCGCCGTTACGCTGAATTTCAGCAATTGCATGCAAAGCAACCGTCGTTTTACCAGATGATTCTGGTCCGTACACTTCAATAATACGGCCGCGAGGATACCCGCCTACTCCTAGTGCAATATCAAGTGCCAGCGCACCACTGGATACAGTTGATACACGTTGATCGACTTGCTCTCCTAATTTCATAATTGAACCTTTACCAAATTGCTTTTCGATTTGGCGAAGCGCCATATCAAGAGCTGCTTTACGATCACCCATTGAACATCTCTCCTCTATATATAAACTAATCTATTAATCATATTGTTGAATGAAAGAATCTTACTTGTTCATCATACCCTCTTTTGAGTCATTTGCCAATAGTTTTTACGAACATTTATTCGGTTTTTTATAGAAGTGAGGTTTGAAGCTTATGACGAAGGGAAATTCAAAGGTAGAGAAGAAGAGAAATGCTAGACCAAACTTTCAGGAAAGAGAGGTCTAGCATCGAAGAAACGTTAAGAAGAACGAGCTTTCGTAGGGCGTGGTGTGCGATTGTCGCGTTTTGGACGCGGTTTAGCTGGTTCAAGGTTTACACGAGCCCCATTAATTCTTGAATAACGCAGGGCTTCATAAACAAATGGCGCTACATCTTCAGGCACTTCAACAAAAGTAAAGTTCTCGAAAATATCAATACGGCCAATGGCTTTTCCAGGAATACCAACGAGTTCAGAAATTTCTTCAATTAGAATTTTAGGACTCATATTCACATTACGGCCGACATTAATAAAGAAACGCACCATTCCCTTAGCTCCGCCAGTCTCGCCAAAATTGTATCCTGCTTCCTCAGCTGCAGAATCATTTGAGAAATTCATTTTTAATAGGGCAGCCACTACATCCTCAGGACTGTGGTCAGCTAACACTTCTTGTACAAGCGGTTTAAATAATTCAAATTCCTTTCCACCTGTATCAATTGTATCATGAACAAGCTTCTTCCATGAACTTTGCTGCTTTTCTACCACATCTTCAATCGTCGGCACATCTTGTGAAGGGATAGCCATTTTTATTTCCTGTTCAATTGAGCGAAGATGCTTCATTTCACGCGGGGTAACAAGTGTAAGAGCCAGCCCCTTACGTCCAGCTCGCCCGGTACGGCCAATTCGATGAACATAACTTTCCGGGTCTTGCGGGATATCATAGTTAATCACATGAGTTACATTATCCACATCAATACCACGAGCAGCTACATCCGTTGCAATTAGAAATTCTATCGATGAATCCCTAAACTTCTTCATCACCGCATCGCGCTGCGATTGTGTTAAGTCACCATGAAGCCCATCAGCTAAGTATCCTCTTGCTTGAAGGGCTTCTGTTAATTCAGCAACCCCTTTTTTGGTACGGCAAAATAAAATACCAAGATCCACTTCTTCACTATCAATAATACGACAAAGGGAATCAATCTTATTACGTTCAAGCACTTTATAGTAAAGTTGATCGATAGAAGGGGCAGTAACTTCCCCCTTATTAATCGTCACGGTTTTTGGCGTCGTCATATAACGGCGAGAAAGCTTTTTGATGGCAGGAGGCATAGTTGCTGAGAATAAAAGCGTCTGTCTTGCTCCTTTTACTTCTCGCAAAATCGACTCAATATCATCAACAAATCCCATATCAAGCATTTCATCCGCTTCATCTAACACAATCGTGTGAACTTTATTTAATTGCAGCGTTTTCCGGCGGATATGATCAAGAATTCTTCCTGGTGTTCCGATCACAACTTGCACGCCTTGTTTTAATGCTTTAATCTGATGGCCGATCGATTGTCCGCCATATATAGGCATTGTTCGAATTCGTTTATGAGCAGATAGTTTTTGCAATTCCCCTGATACTTGAATGGCGAGCTCTCTTGTTGGAGTTAGAATCAATGCTTGAACATAGCGCTCTTCGGTCACTTTATCAATAACAGGAATACCAAATGCGGCTGTTTTTCCCGTTCCTGTCTGTGCTTGTCCGATAACATCTCCGCCTTCAAGAATGACTGGAATAGCTTTTTCTTGAATAGGAGATGGTTCTTCAAAACCCATGTCCTTAATAGCGCGTTTAATTGGTTCTGAAATCTGAAAATCACTAAAATATGTCATTATTCTATATTCCACCTTTTCAGTTCGTTCAACAAATAAAAACAACCATAGTTTATCGTCCTCTGACGAATGGCTTCTCTGTTGCCGCTTAGTTTTAACTTATGTACGGCCACCTCATTGTTCGGGCCGCATATTCCGACATAAACTTCTCCAGGCTTTCTACCATCTTGTGTACCAGGTCCAGCAACGCCTGTGAAACTGATCCCAATATCTGATTGAAGCTTCAGTTTAACAGCTTTAGCCATTTCCACGGCACATTCTGCACTTACCACTCCGTTTTCAGCAATAATTTTATTCGGTACACCTAAATTATTTTCCTTCACTTTTGTTGCGTAAGAAATAATACTTCCATGAAAAATTTCAGAGGCTCCTGAAATGGAAGTGAGTGCACTTGAGAAAAGGCCTCCCGTTAAACTTTCTGCAGCCGCAATATAGTACTTATGTTTTTTAAGCTGCTTAGATACGACTTCCATTAACGTTGTCTCACCGTACCCATAAAAATATTCTCCGACACGAGAAAGGATGTCTTTTTCTACTTGATCAAGAAGCTGGACACTTACGTTTGGGTCATAATGTTTGACTGTCAGCCGCAAAGTAACCTCACCCTCGCTAGCAAGAGGTGCAATCGTAGGGTTGGTTTGGTTGACAAGCAAATCATCAATCATTGCTGCTAATTTGGATTCGCCTATCCCAAAAAACCTGAGGACTCGGGATGTAATTTTCTCCTGTGTCACATTGTCTTTCTCAAGCAGCGGTCTTAATTCAGACACCACCATTGGCTGCATTTCTTTTGGAGGGCCGGGCAGCAAGACAAACTTACATTGATCGGTCTCCAAAACCATTCCAGGCGCCATTCCATTATGATTAACCAATACATGGCTGTCTTCAATGACAAGCGCCTGTTTTTTGTTATTTTCCGTCATGACCTGCCCTCTTTTTTCAAAGAAAGAAGTAATAGCATCTAACGATTGTTGGTGATACACAAGATCTTTCCCGCAGATCTCAGCAACGGTTTCTTTCGTTAAGTCATCTTTAGTGGGACCTAGCCCGCCAGTTAATATAACCAAATCAGATCTCTTAGAAGCTTGGTTGAGAACGTCAGTCAACCGTTCTTCGTTATCACCAACCACAACATGATAAAATACATCAATTCCATGCTGAGCTAGTTCCACGGATAAGAAAGCAGCATTTGAGTTCACGATCTGGCCAAGTAATAATTCGGAACCAACGGCAATAATTTCCGCTTTCATACTCTCCCCCCTTTTACTTAGATTTTAAAATAACATGACGATTCTTCATGAAATAATCAATTCCAGAAAGCAGCGTTAAGATCGTAGCAATCCAAATTGAAATCATTGCAAAAGGGATAGATAATGCTTCAAACGGCAGGTTATACAGCATAAGAGCAGAGATACCGATAATCTGCCACACTGTTTTCCATTTACCTAAATTGCTGGCTGCAATTACTTGACCATCTGCAGCAGCGACAAGCCTGATACCTGTCACTGCAAACTCACGGCTGATAATAACAACAGCCATCCAAGCAGGAAGAGCACCAAGTTCTACCAGGCCTATGAGAGCAGCAGTAATTAATAATTTATCTGCTAGCGGGTCTAGAAACTTGCCAAAATTGGTTACAAGGTTTAACTTTCTAGCATAATACCCGTCTAACCAATCTGTTGCCGCAGCAAATATAAAAAGCAATGCTGCAATAAAATGAGCCACAGGTATCTCAACGCCTAACCATTCCCACTGTCCCATTGGCAGCGGTGCAAGCAGAAACACCATAAAAATCGGTATTAAACAAATTCTTGAAATCGTAATTTTATTAGGTAAATTCACCAAACGTCCCTTCTTTCGTCAGTTTCCTATGTACATTATCTCATGTTGACAAATTGAACAGGGAAGTCGAAATCCTGCTGCTTCATAACTTGAATTACATGTTGTAAGTCATCGATGCTTTTCCCTGTTACCCTAACTTGTTCGTTTTGAATTTGTGC carries:
- the recA gene encoding recombinase RecA, coding for MGDRKAALDMALRQIEKQFGKGSIMKLGEQVDQRVSTVSSGALALDIALGVGGYPRGRIIEVYGPESSGKTTVALHAIAEIQRNGGQAAFIDAEHALDPVYAQKLGVNIDELLLSQPDTGEQALEIAEALVRSGAVDMIVIDSVAALVPKAEIEGDMGDSHVGLQARLMSQALRKLSGAINKSKTIAVFINQIREKVGVMFGNPETTPGGRALKFYSSVRLEVRRAETLKQGNDMVGNKTKIKVVKNKVAPPFRQAEVDIMYGEGISREGSILDIAADLDIVLKSGAWYSFKEERLGQGRENSKQYLKENPDVASEIETLIRDHHGLNGEIKVDPATDEEFEDVPLDLK
- a CDS encoding DEAD/DEAH box helicase, with product MTYFSDFQISEPIKRAIKDMGFEEPSPIQEKAIPVILEGGDVIGQAQTGTGKTAAFGIPVIDKVTEERYVQALILTPTRELAIQVSGELQKLSAHKRIRTMPIYGGQSIGHQIKALKQGVQVVIGTPGRILDHIRRKTLQLNKVHTIVLDEADEMLDMGFVDDIESILREVKGARQTLLFSATMPPAIKKLSRRYMTTPKTVTINKGEVTAPSIDQLYYKVLERNKIDSLCRIIDSEEVDLGILFCRTKKGVAELTEALQARGYLADGLHGDLTQSQRDAVMKKFRDSSIEFLIATDVAARGIDVDNVTHVINYDIPQDPESYVHRIGRTGRAGRKGLALTLVTPREMKHLRSIEQEIKMAIPSQDVPTIEDVVEKQQSSWKKLVHDTIDTGGKEFELFKPLVQEVLADHSPEDVVAALLKMNFSNDSAAEEAGYNFGETGGAKGMVRFFINVGRNVNMSPKILIEEISELVGIPGKAIGRIDIFENFTFVEVPEDVAPFVYEALRYSRINGARVNLEPAKPRPKRDNRTPRPTKARSS
- a CDS encoding metallophosphoesterase family protein; translated protein: MKFLYITDTHIRGTTPKNRKDSFVETMTAKIKEVITIANREKVDVLLHGGDVFDRPDLSPNVVGQFARLFKEAEMPIFAIAGNHDTYGHNPETISRTMLGLLDSFGLMTVIQPDAPVLIEKNGVKVQISGQPYHYDLDQRDPKLDYYPNNEHEADVMIHLVHSMLVEKALPDGIPHTLIDHIWGTSADIVLTGHFHGGFGLKERDGKYICNPGAMARVNNHWTEISRIPQYVLGTIDSTGAINLTLHPLQTAEKGDDVLDRTYLEKAVHQEEKLHEFVQQVKEQSEFKSLKMGDIIAEIAALSNVEEKVRQEALRRITIIEETWKGGDDE
- a CDS encoding ATP-binding protein, translating into MNNQGDLRKERMNQIELSLKKAHDEWTRQDAKRRLLIEQMKKKEQSVLEYKETIETYEKARLLLQQSAEYAREQAKQQIETLVTNALQYVFGPLFSFQIEIEEQGNKAVAEFYVVSDYEGIKVKTKPQDARGGGVVDIVTLALRVALMETIQPKVEGPLLLDEPGKHVSGEYVYYLYEFLKSLSTMFGRQIIMITHNQHLAESGDLAYQVSIQDGISEVIRIDNT
- the pgsA gene encoding CDP-diacylglycerol--glycerol-3-phosphate 3-phosphatidyltransferase is translated as MNLPNKITISRICLIPIFMVFLLAPLPMGQWEWLGVEIPVAHFIAALLFIFAAATDWLDGYYARKLNLVTNFGKFLDPLADKLLITAALIGLVELGALPAWMAVVIISREFAVTGIRLVAAADGQVIAASNLGKWKTVWQIIGISALMLYNLPFEALSIPFAMISIWIATILTLLSGIDYFMKNRHVILKSK
- a CDS encoding competence/damage-inducible protein A; this translates as MKAEIIAVGSELLLGQIVNSNAAFLSVELAQHGIDVFYHVVVGDNEERLTDVLNQASKRSDLVILTGGLGPTKDDLTKETVAEICGKDLVYHQQSLDAITSFFEKRGQVMTENNKKQALVIEDSHVLVNHNGMAPGMVLETDQCKFVLLPGPPKEMQPMVVSELRPLLEKDNVTQEKITSRVLRFFGIGESKLAAMIDDLLVNQTNPTIAPLASEGEVTLRLTVKHYDPNVSVQLLDQVEKDILSRVGEYFYGYGETTLMEVVSKQLKKHKYYIAAAESLTGGLFSSALTSISGASEIFHGSIISYATKVKENNLGVPNKIIAENGVVSAECAVEMAKAVKLKLQSDIGISFTGVAGPGTQDGRKPGEVYVGICGPNNEVAVHKLKLSGNREAIRQRTINYGCFYLLNELKRWNIE
- a CDS encoding AAA family ATPase: MNNIASLRLENFQSHLDTTIEFSAGLNVLVGQSDSGKTAIIRGVRWVLFNQPRGTDFMRVGADFARVTLTFTHGVTIVRERTSSKNRYIIKEPNKEDLVLEGFGIHVPQEVLDAHGMEPLRVDRDHDLIIHLSQQLDGPFLLEQTSSLRAKTIGRISGAHFLDMAIRDTSKDLSGLNQRVKMEETELEHLTVELEPYQTLDKQRTKLDQAGEKLDKLKQAERKLDNLYELKSALQKLSKEKEETVTQFQLVEQVHLWEEAWNHIKQTHAYAKSLDHKRAEIELVGQSINKCREWIDKTKHISDAQGAWEHIQDKVSQKQELIKLKQRYGQMIEQKNQINRQLAQTDFIQEKDWSILAVIEKKRARVEQLRQLHVLYKQIEKAIETTNDMYRKVQHTKEAEGLREKLEHKLMNYQRLKQLKEQMHEVNTRIIEGNRFMNQKTEEMQRLEREFEEQLMHIGTCPTCGSSLEQGIKNQ